The genomic stretch GAGATATATATTGAATTGAAAAAATTAATCCCGAACCTCTTTTAAAATTCAAATAATAAGGATGATATGGTTATATGATTGAGGGGATAGATAATCTCCCATCTTGGAATTAGACTTTACAGTGTATTTTGATTGATGAAAACCCCGATCCAGGGAAGGGCCCAAGATCGGGGTTTTTGTTTACATATCAATTTGTTCCGGTTATAATACAAAACCGTTGGAATGTTTAAAGTATTTACCACTTATTCATTGGTTTATCGGGGGAAAAGGTGTTAGGAACCCTAATCCGGAAAGTCGTTGGTAGCAAGAATGAGCGGGAGCTCAAAAGACTCCAGCCGCTCGTTGTAAAAATTAATGAGTTTGAAAATGGAATCTCCAAACTTTCTGATGCTGAATTATCGACCAAGACCGATGAATTCCGAAAACGGCATTTTTCAGGAGAGACCTTGGATGATCTTCTTCCGGAAGCGTTTGCGGTGGTACGGGAAGCTTCCAAACGAACCACGGGGATGCGGCATTTTGATGTGCAATTGATTGGGGGAATGGTCCTTCACGAAGGAAAAATTGCAGAAATGAAAACAGGAGAGGGAAAAACCCTAGTGGCTACCCTACCTGTATATCTTAACGCCCTTTCCGGGAAAGGGGTGCACGTGGTAACCGTCAATGATTATTTGGCAAAAAGGGATAGTCAATGGATGGGGTTGATTTACCGTTTCCTGGGTTTAAGTGTTGGAATTGTTCAACATGATTTGGGGGATCAGCAGCGGCAGGAGGCCTACGGCTGTGACGTCACCTATGGAACCAATAATGAATTCGGGTTCGACTACCTCCGGGACAATATGAAATTTGATTATCAATCCTATGTCCAAAGGGATTTGAATTTTGCCATCGTGGATGAGGTGGATAGTATTTTGATTGATGAGGCCAGAACCCCCTTAATTATTTCCGGACCCACGGAAGAGTCTACCGAAAAATATTACCAAATCAACCAAATCATTCCCCGTCTTGCGTTTGAAAAGGATTATTCCATTGATGAAAAATCCAAAACCGCGGCGTTAACGGAGGAGGGAAACGCAAAAGTTGAAAAACTTTTGGGGGTTGAAAACCTTTATGATATTTCAAATATTTCCCTGGTCCACCATGTATTGCAAGCCCTCAAAGCCTATACTCTTTTTAAAAGAGATGTGGATTATGTTATAAAAGAGGGTGAGGTGATTATCGTCGATGAATTTACAGGGAGGTTAATGCCCGGGCGGCGCTGGAGTGATGGCTTGCACCAGGCCGTTGAAGCCAAGGAGGGGGTGAAGATCGCCAATGAAAACCAAACTCTGGCCTCCATTACTTTTCAAAATTACTTCCGGCTTTACAATAAATTGAGCGGAATGACCGGCACGGCGGATACCGAAGCCGCTGAGTTTAACAAAATTTATAATCTGGATGTGATGGTTATTCCCCCGAATAAACAAATGATCCGAAAAGATTTCTCGGATGTTATCTACAAAACGGAAAAAGAAAAATTTAATGCCATTGTGGATGAAATTGTCGAATTAAACAAAAAGGGCCAACCTGTTTTGGTGGGAACGATTTCCATCGAGAAATCCGAAAAACTCAGCGGACTGATAAAGAAGCAAGGAATTAAACATTCTGTGTTGAATGCTAAATTTCATGAAAAAGAGGCCGAAATTATTTCCCAAGCAGGTCGCTTTGAGGGGGTGACCATTGCCACCAATATGGCGGGGCGTGGGACGGATATCCTGTTAGGGGGAAATCCTGAGGTTCTTCTAAAAAAGGAAATGGATGGGAAAAAAGAGGTGTCAGAGGGAGAAAGGGAAAAGGTTTTAAAGAAGATTCAAGAAGCATGCGAGCTGGAGAAGAAAGAAGTGATCGCATCTGGGGGCCTTCATATTATCGCAACCGAACGCCATGAAAGCCGGAGAATTGACAATCAGCTTCGAGGCCGTTCTGGACGTCAGGGAGATCCAGGATCTTCCCGATTTTATTTGTCTTTGGAAGATGATTTGCTCAGAATATTCGGGTCCGAAAGAATTGCAAGCATCATGGATCGATTGGGAATGGAAGAGGGTGTTCCCATAGAACATCGAATGGTTACCCGGGCCATTGAAAATGCCCAAAAAAAAGTTGAGGCTCACAATTTTGATATTCGGAAACAACTCATTGAATACGATGATGTAATGAACAAGCAACGGGAGGTGATCTATGACCAGAGACGACAAATCTTAAAGGGAGAGAACCTGAAGGATGAAATTTTTGAGATGGTCGAAGAGGTTGTGGAGGAAAACCTCGCCTCCTTTTGTGATCCCAATGTTTACCCTGAGGAATGGGATCGAAAAGGGTTGGCAGAAGCCATTGCCCTTCAATTTTCTGTTCCCTTTTCTGAAGGCCAACTTCAGGATGAAACCGATTCCGGGTTGAAGGGTGTCATTGTACAAAAGATTAAAGAGGAGTATGAACGAAGAGAAAAGGAGTTTGGATCCTCTTTAATGCGATACCTTGAAAAAATGGTCATGCTCCGTGTGGTGGATACCCTATGGAAAGATCATCTTCTGGCCATGGATTACCTAAAGGAGGGAATCGGGTTAAGGGGGTATGGGCAAAAAGATCCCTTGGTGGAATATAAACGGGAGGGATTTGATCTTTTCTCCCAAATGGTTCAAAAAATAAAATCTGATGTGTGTGAACAGATCTTCCGTGTGCAAATGGTGAAAGAAACCAAAACCGTTGGTTCAATGATACCGAGAGCCCCAGCTCTGCAATTTAATCGAGGGGAAATGGCTAAACCCCAGACCGTTCACCGAGATCAACGTAAAGTTGGGCGAAATGACCCTTGTGCATGTGGAAGTGGTAAAAAATACAAAAAATGCTGCGGCCGATAAAGTGGTTCATTGAGGTGAATTCATGAAATGTGCAGGAATTCAAATGACCTGTGGTCCTGATATTGAAGCCAATCGGAAAAAAGCGTGTGAAATGGTACAAATGGCCGTTGAAAGCGGTGCGGATATCGTGGCTTTTCAGGAAATGTTTTGTCTTCCATGGTTTCCCCATGAAGAAAATAAAGACCATTTCCATCTGGCGGAGGAGTTAGAGGGACCCACGATTCAACTGTTTAAACGTTTAGCACTTGAAAAAGGGATTGTATTAATTTGTCCCATCTTTGAAAAAGAAGGGACTCAGTACTATAATTCCGCCGTCGTAATTGGGCCGGATGGTGAAATAATTGGAAAGTACCGAAAAATCCACATTCCCAACCTTCCCTTTTGGCAAGAACGATTTTATTTTCATTCTGGTGACCTGGGTTTTCCTGTTTTTAAAACTCCTTTTGGTTCCATCGGGGTCTTGCTCAGCTGGGATATTTTTTTCCCAGAGGGTACAAGAATCCTTGCGCTCAAAGGAGCAGACCTCTTATTTGTTCCTACTTCTGCTGCTTTTGCTTCTCAGCAGCGGTGGGAAAAGGTTATTTGTGGAAATGCCATTTCCAATAATGTGTATATCTTTAGAATTAACCGGGTGGGACGTGAAAAAGAGCAGCATTTCTACGGGAAAAGTTTTTGTGTAAACCCGAACGGTGAGATGATTGCTGAGCCTGCGGGTTTAAAAGACGCAATCGTATTTGCAAAGGTTGATTTAGGAGAGGTTCAGAGATCCAGGGCGATTTGGACTTTTTTCCGGGACCGACGTCCCAAAGAATATGGAGATCTTTTGAAATATGAAGCGGGAACAGAATGGCCCAAGTCTTCGCTTGGCCAATGAAAAATTAAAAGAGGAACTTTCCCAAAGGACCCGACAGCTTTCGTTTTTCATTGATATCGGTAAGGCTTTAACCTCTACTCTGGAATATAAAAAAGTCTTAAATATCATAATGGAAAAAGCCCAAAAGCTAATTCGATGCGAGGCCTGGGCACTTCTTTTAATGGATGTATCTTCCCAAGAGCTTTATTTGGAATTGGCAAAGGGAAAAAAAAGGAGGAAAGTTAAAGAGTTACGATTGAAACTGGGAGAAGGGGTAGCGGGGTGGGTGGCCAAGAAAGGAAAACCGTTTATCTTGTCTGATGTCCGAAAAGAGAAACGCTTTTTTGATGGTCCGGATGTTGCCATCAGTCAAAATCCAAAATCCATTCTTTGTGTTCCCATCATCAACAAAAGGAAAACCATTGGGGTTTTGGAAATGATTAACCGGCTGGATGGGCAACCCTTCCAACGGAGGGATTTGGATCTTCTTTTAAAACTAGTGGATCAGGCGTCGATTGCCATTGAACGCTCCTGGTTATATCA from Nitrospiria bacterium encodes the following:
- the secA gene encoding preprotein translocase subunit SecA, yielding MLGTLIRKVVGSKNERELKRLQPLVVKINEFENGISKLSDAELSTKTDEFRKRHFSGETLDDLLPEAFAVVREASKRTTGMRHFDVQLIGGMVLHEGKIAEMKTGEGKTLVATLPVYLNALSGKGVHVVTVNDYLAKRDSQWMGLIYRFLGLSVGIVQHDLGDQQRQEAYGCDVTYGTNNEFGFDYLRDNMKFDYQSYVQRDLNFAIVDEVDSILIDEARTPLIISGPTEESTEKYYQINQIIPRLAFEKDYSIDEKSKTAALTEEGNAKVEKLLGVENLYDISNISLVHHVLQALKAYTLFKRDVDYVIKEGEVIIVDEFTGRLMPGRRWSDGLHQAVEAKEGVKIANENQTLASITFQNYFRLYNKLSGMTGTADTEAAEFNKIYNLDVMVIPPNKQMIRKDFSDVIYKTEKEKFNAIVDEIVELNKKGQPVLVGTISIEKSEKLSGLIKKQGIKHSVLNAKFHEKEAEIISQAGRFEGVTIATNMAGRGTDILLGGNPEVLLKKEMDGKKEVSEGEREKVLKKIQEACELEKKEVIASGGLHIIATERHESRRIDNQLRGRSGRQGDPGSSRFYLSLEDDLLRIFGSERIASIMDRLGMEEGVPIEHRMVTRAIENAQKKVEAHNFDIRKQLIEYDDVMNKQREVIYDQRRQILKGENLKDEIFEMVEEVVEENLASFCDPNVYPEEWDRKGLAEAIALQFSVPFSEGQLQDETDSGLKGVIVQKIKEEYERREKEFGSSLMRYLEKMVMLRVVDTLWKDHLLAMDYLKEGIGLRGYGQKDPLVEYKREGFDLFSQMVQKIKSDVCEQIFRVQMVKETKTVGSMIPRAPALQFNRGEMAKPQTVHRDQRKVGRNDPCACGSGKKYKKCCGR
- a CDS encoding nitrilase-related carbon-nitrogen hydrolase — encoded protein: MKCAGIQMTCGPDIEANRKKACEMVQMAVESGADIVAFQEMFCLPWFPHEENKDHFHLAEELEGPTIQLFKRLALEKGIVLICPIFEKEGTQYYNSAVVIGPDGEIIGKYRKIHIPNLPFWQERFYFHSGDLGFPVFKTPFGSIGVLLSWDIFFPEGTRILALKGADLLFVPTSAAFASQQRWEKVICGNAISNNVYIFRINRVGREKEQHFYGKSFCVNPNGEMIAEPAGLKDAIVFAKVDLGEVQRSRAIWTFFRDRRPKEYGDLLKYEAGTEWPKSSLGQ
- a CDS encoding sensor domain-containing diguanylate cyclase, which translates into the protein MKREQNGPSLRLANEKLKEELSQRTRQLSFFIDIGKALTSTLEYKKVLNIIMEKAQKLIRCEAWALLLMDVSSQELYLELAKGKKRRKVKELRLKLGEGVAGWVAKKGKPFILSDVRKEKRFFDGPDVAISQNPKSILCVPIINKRKTIGVLEMINRLDGQPFQRRDLDLLLKLVDQASIAIERSWLYQKMADLAITDDLTKLFNFRYLDQTLDNEVRRCQRYGLMVSMIFLDLDYFKTVNDNHGHLMGSQVLIEVGEILLNSLRNVDTVARYGGDEFVVILPETDVETTFRITQRIHETFHKYVFLEKEGLRVQLTASFGIAGFPQHAKDKTSLIRLSDQAMYKAKGMGRDRICVADKAE